In Chlamydia serpentis, the following are encoded in one genomic region:
- the rpsG gene encoding 30S ribosomal protein S7 translates to MSRRHSAEKRNIPGDPIYGSVILEKFINKVMMHGKKSVARKIVYSALERFGKKLSLENILEGFEEALENAKPILEVRSRRVGGATYQVPVEVASERRNCLAMQWIIKHARNKPGKSMEVGLATELIDCFNKQGATIKKREDTHRMAEANKAFAHYKW, encoded by the coding sequence ATGTCAAGGCGGCACTCCGCTGAAAAGCGAAATATCCCTGGGGATCCTATCTATGGCAGTGTGATCTTAGAAAAATTTATTAATAAGGTTATGATGCATGGAAAAAAAAGTGTGGCAAGAAAAATTGTCTATTCTGCTTTAGAACGTTTTGGTAAAAAATTAAGTTTAGAAAATATTTTGGAAGGTTTTGAAGAAGCCTTAGAAAATGCTAAGCCTATTTTAGAGGTTCGTTCTCGTCGTGTTGGAGGAGCCACCTATCAAGTCCCTGTTGAAGTTGCTAGTGAACGTAGAAATTGTTTGGCTATGCAGTGGATCATCAAGCATGCACGTAACAAACCAGGGAAATCTATGGAAGTCGGACTTGCTACAGAATTGATTGACTGTTTTAACAAACAGGGTGCAACAATTAAAAAACGTGAAGACACGCATCGTATGGCCGAAGCCAACAAGGCATTTGCTCATTATAAGTGGTAA
- the fusA gene encoding elongation factor G, which translates to MSNQEFDLSAIRNIGIMAHIDAGKTTTTERILFYAGRTHKIGEVHEGGATMDWMAQEQERGITITSAATTVFWLGAKINIIDTPGHVDFTIEVERSLRVLDGAVAVFDAVSGVEPQSETVWRQADKYGVPRIAFVNKMDRMGADYFAAVESMKEKLGANAFPVHCPIGSESQFVGMVDIISQKALYFLDDTLGAKWEEKEIPEDLKERCADLRANLLEELATIDEGNEAFMMKVLEDPDAITEEEIHQVMRKGVIENKINPVLCGTAFKNKGVQQLLNVIVKWLPSPLDRGNIRGINLKTDQEISLEPRCDGPLAALAFKIMTDPYVGRITFIRIYSGTLKKGSAILNSTKDKKERISRLLEMHANERTDRDEFTVGDIGACVGLKFSVTGDTLCDENQEIVLERIEFPDPVIDMAIEPKSKGDREKLAQALSSLSEEDPTFRVSTNEETGQTIISGMGELHLDILRDRMIREFKVEANVGKPQVSYKETITMGGNSETKYVKQSGGRGQYAHVCLEIEPNEPGKGNEVVSKIVGGVIPKEYIPAVIKGVEEGLNTGVLAGYGLVDVKVNIVFGSYHEVDSSEMAFKICGSMAVKDACRKAKPVILEPIMKVAVITPEDHLGDVIGDLNRRRGKILGQESSRGMAQVNAEVPLSEMFGYTTSLRSLTSGRATSTMEPAFFAKVPQKIQEEIVKK; encoded by the coding sequence ATGAGCAATCAAGAATTCGATTTAAGTGCAATTAGAAATATCGGCATCATGGCTCATATTGATGCCGGGAAAACGACAACTACAGAAAGAATTCTTTTCTATGCTGGAAGAACTCACAAGATTGGTGAGGTTCATGAAGGCGGAGCTACAATGGACTGGATGGCGCAAGAGCAAGAAAGAGGAATAACTATTACCTCTGCTGCTACTACCGTATTTTGGCTCGGAGCAAAGATTAATATTATTGATACTCCAGGGCACGTTGATTTTACAATTGAAGTGGAGCGTTCTCTTCGAGTTCTTGATGGTGCTGTGGCGGTTTTTGATGCTGTGTCTGGTGTAGAACCACAGTCAGAAACTGTATGGAGACAAGCAGATAAATACGGAGTGCCTCGGATTGCATTTGTAAATAAAATGGACCGTATGGGTGCAGACTACTTTGCTGCCGTGGAATCCATGAAAGAAAAACTAGGAGCTAACGCGTTCCCAGTCCATTGTCCTATTGGCTCTGAAAGCCAATTCGTTGGCATGGTCGATATAATATCTCAAAAAGCCCTCTATTTTTTAGACGATACTTTAGGAGCTAAGTGGGAAGAAAAAGAAATCCCCGAAGACCTCAAAGAGCGTTGTGCAGATTTGCGCGCTAATCTTTTAGAAGAACTTGCCACTATAGATGAAGGTAACGAAGCTTTCATGATGAAAGTTCTTGAAGATCCTGACGCAATTACAGAAGAAGAGATTCATCAAGTAATGCGTAAGGGAGTAATTGAAAATAAAATTAATCCTGTGCTTTGTGGAACTGCTTTTAAAAATAAAGGCGTGCAACAATTACTTAATGTGATTGTAAAATGGTTGCCTTCCCCACTTGATAGAGGAAATATTCGTGGTATTAACCTTAAAACAGATCAGGAGATTAGCTTAGAGCCAAGATGTGATGGACCATTAGCTGCTCTAGCTTTCAAAATTATGACAGACCCTTATGTGGGCCGTATCACATTTATCCGCATTTATTCTGGGACGCTGAAAAAAGGATCCGCAATTTTAAACTCTACAAAAGATAAAAAAGAACGAATTTCTCGCCTTTTAGAAATGCATGCAAATGAACGTACCGATAGAGATGAATTCACTGTTGGTGATATTGGAGCTTGCGTAGGGCTTAAGTTTTCTGTTACAGGCGATACCTTGTGTGATGAGAACCAAGAAATTGTTCTTGAGCGTATTGAGTTTCCAGATCCCGTGATTGATATGGCTATTGAGCCAAAATCTAAAGGAGATAGGGAGAAGCTTGCTCAAGCACTAAGTTCTTTGTCTGAAGAAGATCCTACTTTCCGCGTATCGACGAATGAAGAGACAGGACAAACAATCATTTCCGGGATGGGAGAGCTTCATCTAGATATTCTTCGAGATCGTATGATCCGAGAATTTAAAGTCGAAGCTAATGTAGGAAAGCCACAAGTTTCTTATAAAGAAACTATTACTATGGGTGGAAACAGCGAAACAAAATATGTTAAGCAATCTGGTGGTCGAGGGCAATATGCTCACGTTTGTCTTGAAATAGAACCTAATGAACCGGGTAAAGGAAATGAAGTTGTCAGTAAGATTGTTGGAGGCGTCATTCCTAAAGAATATATCCCTGCAGTAATTAAAGGGGTAGAAGAAGGGCTAAATACTGGAGTTCTAGCTGGCTACGGTCTTGTAGACGTTAAAGTCAATATTGTTTTTGGTTCGTACCATGAAGTTGATTCTAGTGAAATGGCATTTAAAATCTGCGGGTCTATGGCTGTAAAAGACGCTTGTAGAAAAGCAAAGCCAGTAATTTTAGAGCCAATCATGAAAGTGGCGGTAATTACTCCAGAAGATCATCTTGGCGATGTAATTGGAGATCTCAACCGACGTCGAGGAAAAATTTTGGGACAAGAATCTTCTCGAGGAATGGCCCAAGTAAATGCCGAAGTACCTTTAAGCGAAATGTTTGGATATACTACATCTTTGAGATCATTGACTTCAGGACGTGCAACATCAACCATGGAACCTGCATTCTTTGCTAAGGTTCCTCAAAAAATTCAAGAAGAGATTGTTAAGAAGTAA
- a CDS encoding S41 family peptidase gives MKKIVRLCVALLCLLPKVLLSSELLHEEGIKKMMDKLIEYHVDAQEVSIEILSRSLSSYIQAFDAHKSYLSQQEVAAFLYSPEVKKRLLKNYKASNFIIYRNINQVIRESILRARQWRKEWAKNPKELVLAASSHQISKQPSQWCKSLDEVKERQRALLFSYLSLYLSGTSLSRYEGKEEQLVGLCIRQIENHENAYLGINDYGVAMDQDEEAYCFHIRIVKALAHSLDAHTAYFSKDEALAMRIQLEKGMCGIGVVLKEDIDGVIVKEIVPGGPAAKSGDLQLGDIIYRVDNNNIESLSFRGVLDCLRGGPGSTVILDIHRGNSDHTITLKREKICLEDRRVDVAYEAYGDGVIGKITLHSFYEGENQVSSEQDLRRAIQELKEKNLLGLVLDIRENTGGFLSQAIKVSGLFMTNGVVVVSRYADGSIKCYRTVSPKKFYDGPLAILVSKSSASAAEIVAQTLQDYGVALIIGDEQTYGKGTIQHQTITGDGSHEDCFKVTVGKYYSPSGKSTQLQGVKSDILIPSRYAEDRLGERFLDHPLPTDYCDNVLHDPLMDLDSHTRPWFQKYYLPNLQKQETLWREMLPQLMVNSQQRLSENQNFQSFLSQIKSSEKSDLSYGLNDLQLEESINILKDMILLQSKK, from the coding sequence ATGAAAAAAATTGTCCGTCTATGTGTAGCTCTTCTTTGTTTACTTCCCAAGGTGTTGCTTTCTTCAGAACTCTTACACGAAGAGGGAATCAAAAAAATGATGGACAAGCTTATTGAGTATCATGTTGATGCTCAAGAAGTCTCCATAGAAATACTATCACGTTCTCTATCCAGTTACATTCAAGCTTTTGATGCTCATAAATCTTATCTTTCGCAGCAAGAAGTTGCAGCTTTCCTATATTCTCCAGAAGTAAAAAAGCGTCTATTGAAAAATTACAAAGCAAGCAATTTTATTATTTATCGCAACATAAACCAAGTAATTCGTGAGAGCATCCTGCGTGCACGGCAATGGAGAAAAGAATGGGCGAAAAATCCTAAGGAACTTGTACTAGCAGCATCTTCCCATCAGATTTCTAAACAGCCCTCACAATGGTGTAAATCTCTAGATGAAGTGAAAGAAAGGCAACGGGCTCTATTATTTTCTTATCTTTCCTTATATCTTTCTGGAACTTCTCTTTCTCGATATGAAGGCAAAGAAGAGCAGCTAGTTGGTCTGTGTATACGTCAAATTGAGAACCATGAAAACGCCTACCTAGGGATCAACGACTACGGAGTTGCCATGGATCAGGATGAAGAGGCGTATTGTTTTCATATTCGCATAGTTAAAGCCTTAGCTCACAGCTTAGACGCCCATACAGCGTACTTTAGTAAAGACGAAGCTTTAGCAATGCGTATCCAATTAGAAAAGGGCATGTGTGGGATTGGTGTTGTTCTAAAAGAAGATATTGATGGAGTTATTGTTAAAGAAATCGTTCCAGGAGGACCTGCTGCCAAATCTGGCGATCTTCAACTTGGAGATATCATTTATCGGGTGGATAATAATAATATTGAATCTCTTTCTTTCCGAGGTGTCTTAGATTGTTTACGCGGGGGACCTGGCTCTACAGTCATTTTAGATATCCATCGTGGAAATAGTGATCATACAATCACCTTAAAAAGGGAAAAGATTTGTTTAGAAGACCGTCGTGTTGATGTTGCCTATGAGGCTTATGGAGACGGTGTTATTGGTAAGATTACCTTACATTCTTTTTATGAAGGAGAAAATCAGGTTTCTAGTGAACAAGATCTACGTCGTGCTATTCAAGAATTAAAAGAAAAAAATCTACTTGGTTTAGTTTTAGATATTAGAGAAAACACTGGAGGATTTTTATCTCAAGCGATTAAAGTTTCTGGTTTATTTATGACCAATGGTGTTGTAGTCGTATCCCGTTATGCTGATGGGAGTATCAAGTGTTATCGCACGGTATCTCCCAAAAAATTCTATGATGGCCCTTTAGCTATTCTAGTATCTAAAAGCTCAGCATCAGCAGCAGAGATTGTCGCACAAACTCTCCAAGATTATGGAGTTGCCTTGATTATCGGAGACGAGCAAACTTATGGAAAGGGAACCATCCAACATCAAACTATTACTGGTGATGGGTCTCATGAGGACTGTTTTAAAGTCACTGTAGGGAAATACTATTCCCCTTCAGGAAAATCAACACAACTTCAAGGGGTAAAATCGGATATTTTAATTCCATCACGCTATGCTGAAGATCGTTTAGGAGAGCGTTTTTTAGACCATCCTTTACCTACTGATTATTGTGATAATGTTCTTCATGACCCCTTAATGGACTTAGATAGCCATACACGTCCTTGGTTTCAAAAATATTATCTTCCTAATTTGCAAAAACAAGAGACTCTTTGGAGGGAAATGCTCCCCCAACTGATGGTAAATAGTCAACAGAGGCTTTCTGAGAATCAAAATTTTCAGTCATTTCTATCGCAGATAAAATCTTCCGAAAAAAGTGACCTATCCTATGGATTAAATGATTTACAACTAGAAGAATCGATAAATATTTTAAAAGACATGATTTTATTACAATCTAAAAAATAA
- a CDS encoding cysteine-rich outer membrane protein codes for MSSNLHSVGGTAEGTGNTNFINLLDEVIEDPEKKLKDVASSPGLANMVLGWVRGKIIKPVRESKLFQSRACQITLLVLGIIFVVAGLACMFIFHNQLGANAFWLIIPAVLGLIKLLVTSLCFDEACTAEKLMVFQKWAGVLEDQLDDGVLNQSNKIFGHIKTGSTVNSRSSTPILERNIRIGNAQAASSPKISNKKSHHA; via the coding sequence ATGTCATCAAATCTACATTCCGTGGGGGGAACAGCAGAAGGAACAGGCAATACTAATTTTATCAATCTACTAGACGAAGTAATAGAGGATCCTGAGAAGAAGCTAAAAGATGTAGCAAGCAGTCCTGGATTAGCCAATATGGTTTTAGGATGGGTAAGAGGAAAGATTATCAAGCCTGTGCGTGAATCCAAGCTTTTTCAATCTAGAGCTTGTCAAATTACTTTGCTTGTTTTAGGCATTATTTTTGTTGTAGCTGGTTTAGCTTGTATGTTTATCTTTCATAATCAATTAGGTGCAAATGCATTTTGGTTGATTATCCCTGCAGTGTTGGGATTGATTAAATTATTGGTCACATCATTATGTTTTGACGAAGCCTGTACAGCAGAAAAGCTCATGGTATTCCAAAAATGGGCAGGGGTTTTAGAGGATCAACTTGATGATGGTGTCCTTAACCAATCGAATAAGATTTTCGGTCATATAAAAACCGGGTCAACAGTGAATTCTAGGTCAAGTACTCCAATACTTGAACGTAATATTAGGATTGGGAATGCACAAGCCGCATCATCACCGAAGATTAGTAATAAAAAATCACATCACGCTTAG
- a CDS encoding sulfite reductase flavoprotein subunit alpha, with protein MYLQERFKAQQAPLILRELLSCPESTPSNDSDPVYRLVFNSNSPALSYKVGDSLGVLPRNSREVSEDILYFLGYSSVSLVNSKKDQKKIPVQEFLRSYVDLNKIPEKLNSFFPNKDPSITLYDAIQEYRPCIPIELFVESLFPLLPRFYSIASSPNVYPNRIELLVKHVSYPGKYQKRFGVCSSFLCHQLQIQDSAPIFVQPTRHFTLSKATQGKPLVMIGAGTGIAPYKAFLEERLFNKDQGSNLLFFGERKENVNFYYREFWSSAEEKGQLKLFLAFSREGDQKIYVQDLLRREKDSVRKAYEEGASFFVCGRKVLGTEVKHALEDILGKDALTSLREQHRYVIDVY; from the coding sequence ATGTATTTACAAGAAAGGTTTAAAGCTCAGCAAGCCCCCTTAATATTGCGTGAGCTCCTTTCTTGTCCTGAATCGACTCCTTCTAATGATAGTGATCCCGTTTATCGCCTCGTCTTTAATAGCAACAGCCCAGCTTTATCCTATAAAGTAGGTGATTCTTTAGGAGTCTTACCGAGAAATTCCAGAGAAGTTTCAGAGGACATACTATACTTTTTAGGCTATTCCTCTGTTAGTCTTGTAAATTCAAAAAAAGATCAAAAAAAAATTCCTGTTCAAGAATTTTTAAGATCTTATGTTGACCTCAATAAAATCCCAGAAAAACTGAATTCTTTTTTCCCTAATAAAGATCCTAGTATCACATTGTATGATGCTATTCAGGAGTATCGTCCTTGTATCCCCATAGAGCTCTTTGTAGAGAGCTTATTTCCGTTACTGCCTCGTTTTTATTCTATAGCGTCCTCACCAAATGTATACCCGAATAGGATAGAGTTATTGGTAAAACATGTTTCTTACCCCGGCAAGTACCAAAAGCGTTTTGGAGTGTGTTCTTCGTTCTTATGTCATCAACTACAGATACAAGATTCTGCTCCTATATTCGTACAGCCTACAAGACATTTCACCCTATCCAAAGCGACTCAAGGGAAGCCTTTGGTTATGATTGGAGCAGGAACAGGAATTGCTCCTTATAAAGCTTTTTTAGAAGAACGCCTTTTTAATAAAGATCAGGGAAGTAATCTATTATTTTTCGGTGAGAGAAAAGAAAACGTAAATTTTTATTATCGAGAATTTTGGAGCTCTGCTGAAGAAAAAGGCCAATTAAAACTCTTTTTAGCTTTCTCAAGAGAAGGGGATCAGAAAATCTATGTTCAAGATCTTCTTAGAAGAGAAAAAGATAGTGTCAGAAAAGCCTATGAAGAGGGGGCTTCCTTCTTTGTTTGTGGGCGTAAGGTGTTAGGGACAGAAGTAAAACATGCTTTGGAAGATATCTTAGGAAAAGATGCTTTAACTTCTCTTAGAGAGCAACATCGTTACGTCATTGATGTTTACTAG
- the rpsL gene encoding 30S ribosomal protein S12 — protein MPTINQLIRKRRKSSLSRKKSPALQKCPQKRGVCLQVKTKTPKKPNSALRKVAWVRLSNGQEVIAYIGGEGHNLQEHSIVLIQGGRVKDLPGVRYHIVRGTLDCAAVKNRKQSRSRYGAKRPK, from the coding sequence ATGCCCACCATTAATCAATTAATACGTAAAAGACGTAAGTCAAGTCTATCTAGGAAGAAGTCACCAGCTTTACAGAAATGTCCGCAAAAGCGTGGGGTTTGCCTTCAAGTAAAAACAAAAACACCGAAAAAGCCGAACTCGGCTTTAAGAAAAGTTGCTTGGGTGCGATTGTCTAATGGACAAGAGGTCATTGCCTACATCGGTGGTGAAGGGCATAATCTTCAGGAACACAGTATTGTCTTGATTCAAGGCGGTAGAGTCAAGGATTTGCCTGGCGTTCGTTACCATATTGTTCGGGGGACTCTAGACTGTGCAGCAGTAAAAAATAGGAAGCAAAGTCGTTCTCGATATGGAGCAAAACGACCTAAGTAA
- the ispF gene encoding 2-C-methyl-D-erythritol 2,4-cyclodiphosphate synthase: MDPDTDAHLPKPKWIYRVGIGQDSHRFLPESSTKPCILGGIIFEHCPGFQANSDGDIIFHAICNAISSITNKIILGKVADELLQTRGITDSGIYLKEALKSFKPTQKISHLAITIEGSRPKFLCKLSALRQSIAETMNLHPMDIGITATSGEGLSDVGCGDGVQCFCILTVMEYCG, translated from the coding sequence ATGGATCCAGATACTGATGCTCACCTACCCAAGCCGAAATGGATTTATCGCGTAGGTATTGGTCAAGATAGCCATCGTTTTCTCCCAGAAAGTTCTACTAAACCGTGCATTTTGGGAGGTATAATTTTTGAGCATTGTCCAGGATTTCAGGCAAATTCTGATGGTGACATTATTTTTCATGCTATCTGCAACGCTATTTCCTCGATAACCAATAAAATCATTTTAGGAAAAGTTGCTGATGAACTCCTACAAACACGCGGCATTACCGATAGTGGAATCTATCTCAAAGAGGCCTTAAAATCTTTCAAGCCAACTCAAAAAATTTCTCATTTGGCAATTACCATTGAAGGAAGTCGTCCTAAATTTCTTTGCAAATTATCTGCACTCCGTCAAAGCATTGCAGAGACCATGAACCTACATCCTATGGATATTGGTATTACTGCGACCTCTGGAGAGGGTTTGAGTGACGTTGGTTGCGGAGATGGCGTACAATGTTTCTGCATCTTAACTGTAATGGAATACTGTGGCTAG
- the rpsJ gene encoding 30S ribosomal protein S10, with product MKQQKQKIRIRLKGFDQGQLDRSTADIVETAKRTGARVVGPIPLPTKREVYTVLRSPHVDKKSREQFEIRTHKRLVDILDPTGKTIDALKMLALPAGVDIKIKAA from the coding sequence ATGAAGCAGCAAAAGCAAAAAATTCGTATTCGTCTCAAAGGATTCGATCAAGGGCAGCTGGATCGTTCTACGGCAGATATTGTTGAAACTGCTAAAAGAACAGGAGCTCGTGTTGTAGGGCCAATTCCTCTGCCTACAAAAAGAGAAGTCTATACTGTATTGCGTTCGCCACATGTAGACAAAAAATCAAGAGAGCAATTTGAAATTCGCACTCATAAACGTCTCGTGGATATTTTAGATCCTACAGGAAAAACTATCGATGCTTTGAAAATGTTGGCCCTTCCTGCAGGAGTTGATATTAAAATCAAAGCCGCTTAA